The Balaenoptera ricei isolate mBalRic1 chromosome 9, mBalRic1.hap2, whole genome shotgun sequence genome segment GCAGCCTCCACGCCCCCCCGCACCCCTGGCTGACTCACCCTGCCCCCCACAGCCCTACCCGATGTACCCAGCCACAACGTCCCTGGTGAACGTCGTGCCCAAGCTCAATGCCACAGGGAGGGACCTGCTGCAGGTGACCAAGGGCAGGGTACCGGGGGCTGGGGCCGGGGCACTTGTCGGGAGGCACCCGGGGAGCGCGGGGCTCTGGGCGTGAACCTGCCTCGCCTTCTGTGCACCCAGAACCTCCTGAAGTGTAACCCCGTCCAGCGCATCTCGGCAGAGGAGGCCCTGCAGCACCCCTACTTCTCCGACTTCTGCCCCCCTTAGGCTCCAGGCCCCCGGCGGCCAGGCTGGGGCCTGGCCTATTTAAGccccctctggggaggggaggaaaggcagGAGGCGCGGTGTGCCAAGCTCCAGCTGTGCTGGGCCCAGCCAGGGTGGAGGTGCCCTAACCCGCGTTCTTCACTCCCTCCGTGGACtttatttaatttcataaatTGGCTCCTTTCCCACAGTCTGGCTGATGTGGTGGTAAAGTggctctgggggcgggggggcgtgGTGCTGGGGGGGCCTGAGGCTCTGTTTCGCTTCACCACCCTCTGCAGCCCTGCTTCCAGCTCCAACACAACCCAACTGTCCGGCCCTGGCTCTGCTACTCTAAGGGGCCGGAGGCTGGGGGTCGGAGGCTATGACCTTTACCCTTAGGTCTGCACCAGGGGCGGCGCTGCCACCACACGTGTGCGTATGCGCTCGTGCCCTTCCCTTTCTCTGCCCAGGAGGCGTTAGGCTGCCAGTGTCTGAGAGCAAGGACGGGCTTCCACCAGAATGGGGGGGAAAGAGCCGGGCCTTTCCTTATGGTTCCTGTCCCACGTGTACCCACCCTGCCTCCTCCCTCCTCGTGCCCCCCACACCCAGGCCCTCAGGCTGGGACGGGAGGCACCCAAAGCGGTGGTTGGGAACACCCCCTCCCCGGCTcccttatttgtcattttccagtATTTAGGGTGCCGTGAGGGAGCCGAGAAAGCGGGCCTGGGCGTGTGCTTACtggcaggggtgggaagggagggccTGGGCTCCCCCCGCAAGCTGGGGCCTGCAGCTCTCGTGCAGCGGCTGCGGAAGCAGGAGCGGTTCCTGTACGGGGCGGGCAGGCTGACACTCGGTCCCAACTGTGAGGAAAAGTCACGAACGCCTAAGACAGGACAGCAGCTTGCGTTCTTGGAAGCGGGCTAGCCACGCCAGCTTCTCCCCACCTGCTCCGCCGCTTCTTGCCGGGCTCTGGATCAGAGACTTCTGCCAGCCCTTCCCTGATCGGACCCCAAGTGCGGCTGTCCTACCACCGCCTCCTCTGCCTTCACACCGGGCTTTGGGCTCCGTTCACTCTCAGATGTCGGTTTGACAAACTCATTCACACTGAGGTTCAAGTGACCGATGCCCGCTTACTATTCTTCTCTCGTAGAGAGATTTCTGGAGGTTAACATTTCAGACATCACGTGTGCTGGGTGATGGCTGGCAGAGGCCTTCTTGTGCCCGAGTAGGGCTGACTGTGGCCTGGCTGGTCTGCCTGTAAGTGGAACAGCTGAGGCTGAGGCACTAGAACTTTATTTGGGGTGAAGGTGGCAAAGACACGTGCGGGCTGGCCACGTCCAGGATGTCAGGGTGTGGCCCTGAAGACACAGACGCCCCATCTAGAGCCGGGTGACGAGGTAGCAGGTGCGTTGAGAGGAAGAAAGCATCTTGGTGACGGcacagggaggggtgggaggccTGGGGAGACACGGACCACGGCCCTGGGACAGGAGGCCTCTCGCCcactgccctgcccctgccctctggACTGGACCTGCCCCATCTCCCTTGACCTTAGGGGGCCCTTTCTTGTTACCTGGGGCCCAGGCTGAGGTGGGGAACTGGGGTTCGATGGCTGCCCAGCCCTTCCTGAAGCtgtgagaggagggagagggtcaGAGGTTGGGGGGGGTGGCGGCGGGGATCCTCCCTCCCAGGGACCAGCCAAGGTCACTGCACGCTCCTCCCCCATCACTTTTCTCAGCTGGGTAGGGGGGGCGTTCTACACTTAGGCGGAGGGGCTGAGCACCCGCAgtggagagggcaggggaggaggaagtGCTATTACCAGGTTGGCGCTGGAGTGCCTTTGGGAGCGCTTTCGGTTCCAGAAGTATCCCAGGACTCTGTCCCAGAACACCTGGGGGAAGCAGTGCTGGAGGTGGCCAGCGCATACCTGCCCCCTGGATCCTGTGGCTTGGCTCTGCCCCCCTCCCACGGCTGGAGCCCAGGCCCACCCACCTCACAGAGGTAGTCCAAGATCTCCAGGACCGTGAGCAGGCTGGCGCCGACGAACAGCCCCATCTGGCCCCCAATGTCACCTGTGGAGACCGGGTCACCTGTCAGCTCACTGCTACCCGCTCTGCCCGCAGCTCCCCAGGCCGCAGGTTGCCtgcacgtgcgtgcacacacacacgcacacgcacacgcacgcaccgAGCAGCTCCGACATTTCGTAGGCCTTCTTCTGTTCCACCGTCTCGTAGTTGAGGGCCTCAAAGAAGATGTCCAGCATCAGCACATTCTCCCTGGAGGAAGAGAGGCCAAGAGTGTTCGCCGGACGCCCCTAGTGCCAGCTGCTGGCAGGAACAGGTGCCCCATTCTCTGGTCTCTGAGTCCTTTCCTGAGCCCTGGGGAGGGGCGTCACCGTCCCCATTTTCGGAAGAGCCGGCGTCAGAAAGGTTACGCAGCTTGCCCAGAGTCCCCGAGCCCGCTAATGATGTGTAGCTTGGTGTCCCATCCCTGGGCGCTGCGCACGGAGGCTCAGCCCGGAGGCTCGGCGCTCGCCTCGCCCCCGGCCCCCTGCGGGGCTCACACGATGTAGGCCTCGCTGCGGTTGTGTTTCCGGGCCAGGTAGCGGGCGGCGGCGCGGCTCGGCATCCGCACCATGGAGAGCTCCTTGGCGTAGCGCGTGCTGGCGCACGGGTTGGGGCAGGTGCACGCGTCCTTCCGCAGCATGGCGTCTGCGGGCCACAGGCGCCTGGGTCAGGGCCGCCCGCCCCGCGGGGTCGGGGTCGGGGTCGCGGGtggagcagggtgggggtgggatgcggGAGAGGCTTGCCCCTTACCCAGCGCCGGGTGGGCGCAGTCCTTGTACTGGTGGGGGCTGCACACCGGCGCGCCGCCTGCACGGGGGCGGAGGAGACAGCTTCAGGAGCGGCCCCCcccaggcctccctgcctcctcggACCCCCTCCTccgctgcccccagccccttACCTGGCATATGCATCATTCGGCAGCCGCACTTCCGAGCCACATAGCGGCTCTCGCAGGCCAGGCGACACCCTATTAGACTATAGggagggctggggcctgggctgggacTGGGGGCACCCAGAGGACCAGAGGGTTCTGGCTCAAAGTCAGGGTCCAGAGAGACAGAGCTGCAGTCACCCCAGGGTGGCGGCAGGAAGCTCAGCTGTAGGCGGACAGGTTAAGGAGGCTCTGGGAGAAGTGGGGGCCTGGGTAGAATGCGACATCACTGGGACAGGTCTGAGGAGCTGGGGTTGGGGTCTGAGGGGTGTGGGCTGAGGAGGGAGTCGGAGCCTGGTTTTGGAGGCACCAGAGAGGATGCTTGCTGCTTCTGGCAGGACACAAAAGTCTGGTAGCCAGGGGCCGCCCCGAAGCCCAGCTGGTCAATGAGTGGCGGCTCCTCCTGGCTGTGGATCTGCACTCGGATCCCCACCTCAAACGGCGTCTCCTCTGCAGGGAAGGGGGGACCCTGAGGCCTGAGTCCCAAGAGGCCCCTcctgcagccccctctccccagggCTGTGACCGGCTAAACCCACCCACTTCCCACAGGAAAGGACAGGCCTGGGGCCCTCCCCGCACCTCCACTTCTTCCCGGGGCCTTCTGCACCCCCTCTGCCACTCCCCGGCCTCACCCGTGCGCCCCGTACCCGTATCCCTCCACATGGGCAGGTACTCATCCTGCTGCACGTCCAGCATGACCTGCAGCCCACTGCCCGCGCCGCCCTTGGGAGTGGTGAGCAGCTCTGCCCCTTCGGCGCCGGAGTTAAAGGTGTAGCACTGCCCCATGCGGGTGAAGACCTGGGGGAGGGCAGACAGGGGACAGGCCTCGCCAGGGAACCAGGAGCTCAGCCAGCCCTTTCCCCTGGGCCAGTGCGAGGACCGTgggacccctccctccccatcctctaTTTGGGCCTCTTCTTTGAACACTGAGGCCCACATCTTAACGCCCCCAGACCCTCCCTCAAGCGGCACATGTAGCTGGACCCTCACTGACTGTGACCAGCTAACCCTGCCCCTTTCCCACAGGAAAGGACAGGCTTGGGCCCTCCAGTTCctcactcccacctccacccccagcccagggcacAGCCTGCAGGGCGAGTGTTTCTTTGGAGACTGGCATAAAAGGAAGAGGGGCCCAGCTGCCCTCCTGCAGGCCTGGCGGAATGTGGAAGAGACAGCGGGGAAagcagccccctcccccggcAAAGAGGAGGGTCTCCTGCCCTAGAACACCAGATCCCCCCACGCCCCAGGAGCAGGCTC includes the following:
- the ASIC3 gene encoding acid-sensing ion channel 3 isoform X1, with product MKPRSGPEEAQPPASDIRVFASSCSMHGLGHVFGPGGPMARRGLWTAAVLLALATLLYQVAGRVRYYGEFHHETALEERESRRLTFPAVTLCNINPLRRSRLTPNDLHWAGPALLGLEPAEHAAYLRALGRPPAPPGFMPSPTFDVARLYARAGHALEDMLLACRYRGWPCGPENFTTVFTRMGQCYTFNSGAEGAELLTTPKGGAGSGLQVMLDVQQDEYLPMWRDTEETPFEVGIRVQIHSQEEPPLIDQLGFGAAPGYQTFVSCQKQQLSFLPPPWGDCSSVSLDPDFEPEPSGPLGAPSPSPGPSPPYSLIGCRLACESRYVARKCGCRMMHMPGGAPVCSPHQYKDCAHPALDAMLRKDACTCPNPCASTRYAKELSMVRMPSRAAARYLARKHNRSEAYIVENVLMLDIFFEALNYETVEQKKAYEMSELLGDIGGQMGLFVGASLLTVLEILDYLCEVFWDRVLGYFWNRKRSQRHSSANLLQEGLGSHRTPVPHLSLGPRPPTPPCAVTKMLSSSQRTCYLVTRL
- the ASIC3 gene encoding acid-sensing ion channel 3 isoform X2 — its product is MKPRSGPEEAQPPASDIRVFASSCSMHGLGHVFGPGGPMARRGLWTAAVLLALATLLYQVAGRVRYYGEFHHETALEERESRRLTFPAVTLCNINPLRRSRLTPNDLHWAGPALLGLEPAEHAAYLRALGRPPAPPGFMPSPTFDVARLYARAGHALEDMLLACRYRGWPCGPENFTTVFTRMGQCYTFNSGAEGAELLTTPKGGAGSGLQVMLDVQQDEYLPMWRDTEETPFEVGIRVQIHSQEEPPLIDQLGFGAAPGYQTFVSCQKQQLSFLPPPWGDCSSVSLDPDFEPEPSGPLGAPSPSPGPSPPYSLIGCRLACESRYVARKCGCRMMHMPGGAPVCSPHQYKDCAHPALDAMLRKDACTCPNPCASTRYAKELSMVRMPSRAAARYLARKHNRSEAYIVENVLMLDIFFEALNYETVEQKKAYEMSELLGDIGGQMGLFVGASLLTVLEILDYLCELQEGLGSHRTPVPHLSLGPRPPTPPCAVTKMLSSSQRTCYLVTRL